A genome region from Ctenopharyngodon idella isolate HZGC_01 chromosome 5, HZGC01, whole genome shotgun sequence includes the following:
- the LOC127512726 gene encoding myotubularin-related protein 3-like isoform X4: MVEEGQQSLEAHGSPVPEDEQVVFPLLHGECVEHVGRAEESVIALTSYRLHIKLQENAVNVPLQLIESVECRDLTQLHLTCKDCKVIRCNFLSSERCQDWLRRISAVVRPPARLEELFAFAFLSCSTSVSAEDRELHDGICRAGGHQWRFKRELERMGFDTHSAWRISNINSNYRVCTSYPEQIIVPAVVTDQELENVAAFRSWKRIPAVVYRHQSSGAVIGRCGQPEVSWWGWRNADDEHLVQAIAKACVTDPASNAAQANGSHVHRHAKADSDPHMANGNVEVEPSATPPQKLLIMDARSYAAAVANRAKGGGCECPEYYPNCEVMFMGMANIHSIRKSFQCLRTLCAQIPDPVNWLSALEGTKWLQHLSLLLKASLLVVNAVDRDRRPVLVHCSDGWDRTPQIVALSKLLLDPFYRTIQGFQVLVETEWLDYGHKFADRCGHGENADDLNERCPVFLQWLDCVHQLQRQFPCSFEFSEAFLVKLAQHTYSCLFGTFLCNSVKEREEQRVQEKTCSVWSLLRPTNTSFHNILYSPRSETVLHPVCHVRNLMLWSAVYLPNSAPSTPSDESCVPHSAPSASPEDTPVSRLPKTRSYDDLPSSCEGLTPNRRSSDPNRKEKWQDHLLGLEMSVTAEPDRNHTQTSERSALGFNTNDSEALNGTELSVTDSQTEHISQEVREEDNRKLEVLKNTPAFDVPDDFDSEDQTSGSPEDHAEKHPHNENTELPSDGLHLNNHAPFTITHDPSESSSQSSTESSSSPNHTLNGVCSPSQHPVHPLSLPSANQDSQQTSPTSPHKPVGRGSAAALGHLDTDGLSLHSDAVQVRLRQMEAGHQLQVETLKKQVQELWSRLHINGKLTSLPDGENNLESGCLQRCGATELLSESSWEQIEQQEAEVTQWYSDHPASRCYGCERTFWLATRKHHCRNCGNVFCASCCDQKVAVPSQQLREPNHVCQVCYGHLRPSAVPPALPPADLELEKPITASSN, from the exons ATG GTTGAAGAGGGGCAGCAGAGTTTGGAGGCCCATGGGAGCCCCGTACCGGAGGACGAACAG GTCGTGTTCCCGCTGCTGCACGGCGAGTGTGTGGAACATGTCGGGAGGGCAGAGGAGTCTGTCATTGCCTTAACCAGCTACCGCCTTCACATCAAACTCCAAGAGAACGCCGTCAAT GTCCCCCTGCAGCTGATTGAAAGCGTGGAGTGTCGGGATCTGACACAACTGCACCTCACCTGCAAAGACTGCAAGGTCATCAG GTGTAACTTCCTGTCGTCGGAGCGGTGTCAGGATTGGCTGAGGAGGATAAGCGCAGTGGTGCGGCCGCCGGCCCGGCTGGAGGAGCTCTTCGCCTTCGCGTTCCTCTCGTGTAGCACGAGTGTGTCCGCTGAGGACAGAGAGCTGCATGATGGGATCTGCCGCGCAG GAGGACATCAGTGGAGGTTCAAGCGAGAGCTGGAGAGGATGGGCTTCGACACCCACAGTGCCTGGAGAATCTCCAACATCAACAGCAACTACAG GGTGTGTACCAGTTACCCAGAGCAGATCATCGTGCCTGCTGTGGTCACGGACCAGGAGCTGGAGAACGTGGCCGCGTTTAGATCCTGGAAGAGGATCCCGGCTGTCGTTTACAG ACACCAGAGTTCGGGCGCTGTGATTGGTCGATGCGGGCAGCCAGAGGTCAGCTGGTGGGGTTGGCGAAATGCTGACGACGAGCATTTGGTGCAAGCCATCGCTAAAGCCTGCGTCACGGATCCGGCCTCGAACGCAGCGCAGGCGAATGGCTCACACGTTCATCGTCACGCCAAAGCTGACTCCG ATCCTCACATGGCCAATGGGAACGTAGAGGTGGAGCCGAGTGCCACGCCCCCTCAGAAGCTGTTAATAATGGACGCCCGGTCGTACGCGGCTGCAGTAGCCAATCGGGCGAAAGGAGGCGGCTGCGAGTGTCCAG AGTATTATCCCAACTGTGAGGTGATGTTCATGGGCATGGCCAACATCCACTCCATCCGGAAGAGCTTCCAGTGTTTGCGGACTCTCTGCGCTCAAATCCCTGATCCGGTCAA TTGGCTGTCAGCGCTGGAGGGCACTAAATGGCTGCAGCATCTGTCTCTGCTGCTGAAAGCGTCTCTTCTGGTGGTGAACGCAGTGGATCGGGACCGCAGGCCTGTGCTGGTGCACTGCTCCGACGGCTGGGACCGGACACCTCAGATAGTGGCGCTGTCCAAACTGCTGCTGGACCCCTTCTACAGGACCATCCAG GGTTTTCAGGTGCTGGTCGAGACCGAGTGGTTGGATTACGGTCATAAGTTCGCCGACCGCTGCGGCCACGGCGAGAACGCGGACGATCTGAACGAGCGCTGTCCGGTGTTCCTGCAGTGGCTGGACTGCGTTCATCAGCTCCAGAGACAGTTCCCATGCTCCTTTGAGTTCAGCGAGGCCTTTCTG GTGAAGTTAGCGCAGCACACGTACTCGTGTCTGTTCGGGACGTTCCTGTGCAACAGCGTGAAGGAGCGAGAGGAGCAGCGCGTTCAGGAGAAGACGTGCTCCGTTTGGTCTCTGCTGCGCCCGACGAACACGTCCTTCCACAACATCCTCTACTCGCCGCGCTCAGAGACT GTTTTGCACCCAGTGTGTCATGTGAGGAATCTGATGCTATGGAGTGCCGTCTACCTGCCTAATTCCGCCCCCTCCACGCCTTCTGATGAGTCATGTGTGCCACACTCCGCCCCCTCAGCCTCACCCGAGGACACACCTGTGAGCAG GTTACCAAAGACTCGGTCATATGACGACCTGCCCTCATCGTGTGAGGGTTTAACCCCAAACCGCCGCAGCAGCGACCCCAACAGGAAGGAGAAGTGGCAGGACCACCTGCTCGGCCTGGAGATGAGCGTGACGGCAGAGCCGGACAGAAACCACACGCAGACGTCCGAACGCAGCGCTCTCGGCTTCAACACGAACGATTCTGAAGCATTAAACGGGACGGAGCTTTCAGTGACTGACAGCCAAACGGAACACATCTCACAGGAAGTGAGAGAAGAGGATAACAGGAAGCTGGAAGTTCTAAAAAACACGCCTGCCTTCGATGTTCCAGATGACTTTGACAGTGAGGACCAAACGTCTGGATCGCCTGAAGATCACGCTGAAAAACACCCACATAATGAAAACACTGAGTTACCATCAGACGGATTACATCTAAATAATCACGCCCCCTTTACTATTACCCACGATCCTTCAGAATCTAGCAGCCAGTCTTCCACGGAGAGTTCTTCCAGTCCAAACCACACTCTTAACGGCGTCTGCTCACCTTCCCAGCATCCCGTTCATCCTCTTTCTCTGCCTTCGGCCAATCAGGACAGCCAACAGACGTCTCCAACGTCGCCCCACAAGCCTGTCGGGCGAGGGTCCGCAGCGGCGTTAGGGCACCTGGATACGGACGGGTTGAGTCTGCACAGCGACGCCGTACAGGTGCGTCTGCGGCAGATGGAGGCGGGGCATCAGCTGCAGGTGGAGACGCTGAAGAAACAGGTGCAGGAGCTCTGGAGCCGTCTGCACATCAACGGGAAGCTG ACGTCTCTGCCGGACGGGGAGAACAACCTCGAGTCTGGCTGTTTGCAGCGCTGCGGTGCCACTGAACTCCTGTCCGAATCCAGCTGGGAACAGATCGAGCAACAGGAAGCAGAG GTGACACAGTGGTACTCGGATCACCCGGCGTCCCGTTGCTATGGATGCGAGAGGACGTTCTGGCTGGCGACAAGGAAGCATCACTGCAG GAACTGTGGGAACGTGTTCTGCGCCAGCTGCTGCGACCAGAAGGTGGCGGTACCGAGTCAACAGCTCCGTGAGCCAAACCACGTGTGCCAGGTGTGTTACGGGCACCTCCGGCCCTCAGCCGTTCCCCCGGCGCTCCCTCCTGCTGACCTCGAGCTGGAGAAGCCCATCACTGCCAGCTCCAACTGA